One Candidatus Eisenbacteria bacterium genomic window, ATAGTGATCTAGGTAACGGCTTGGGCCACAGCCAGATAGCTCCTAGCCGTCTCTTGCCAGTCGTACTTTCGAACCCGCCGCGACCCCGCTTCCCGCAGCGCCGCGCGGAGCGGGGTCGCGGAGAGGACCCTGTCGATGGCCTCCGCAAGGGCCGCTGGATCGTCGGGCGCGACGAGGATGGCGCAATCTCCCATCACTCTCGACCATCGTCTGCCACTCCTCGACATCGAACCCGTGCGGGATCACGCGGACCTTTGACGGATCGGCCCGGTAGGCGCGGACGATTCCCTCGGCGGCATACCGGCTCGGCGTGATCAGCGCTGCGGCCGAGCGGACATTCCTCCTCTCCGCTTCGGCCTGGCGAAGGAGAAGCCCGCGGTACGGCTCGGGCTCGGTCCCCGCCAGATCCGCGAAGACGGCCTGCGGACAGACCACTTTCGGAGGGCCCGCCGGAGGCGGCGGCAACTCGAAACCGTCGAGATCCAGGGCGAAGAGAACATCCAG contains:
- a CDS encoding glycosyltransferase family 4 protein, which translates into the protein MRIGLLSSWPWDLARGSGTARFLLDLERALSREGAGVTRIDADLDPADYAAFVEGRIAWNRDLALDPRLRGLDVLFALDLDGFELPPPPAGPPKVVCPQAVFADLAGTEPEPYRGLLLRQAEAERRNVRSAAALITPSRYAAEGIVRAYRADPSKVRVIPHGFDVEEWQTMVESDGRLRHPRRARRSSGPCGGHRQGPLRDPAPRGAAGSGVAAGSKVRLARDG